Genomic segment of Hippocampus zosterae strain Florida chromosome 12, ASM2543408v3, whole genome shotgun sequence:
GTCTCGCACTGATTTCAAAAATGAGCACTCAAGTTGTCGTAAATTCGACACAAATGGTGGTGTTTATCCGTTAGAACGCCTTGCGGAATTGCAATGTGGGCATCACGTGGGATTAAAAGCCACTGACACGACGCCGAACCGTGGACCGGGAAATACCATAgacgtgaatgtgtgtgtgtgtgtgtgtgtgtgtgtgtgtgtgtgtgtgtgtgtgtgtgcgcgcgcgtatcTGCAAAACGTATCCATAAGCCATCAAGAACactatccatgcattttctgcaGCATTTATCCTCATTAGAGTTGTGATGCTGTAGGAGCCCATCTCAATCGGCTGGGTACACCCCGGATTGGTCGCCGGTCAATACACAAACAGCCATTCGTAAGCACATTCTTTTTCCTCAAATggataatttagagtcttcaatgaacctaagaCGTAGACTAATTTGAATTGCGGGACAACATTGAGCCGAGACGAGGATTCGCGGGCATACAAGAGCCTCTTGCAGCCGCCCAGCAGTAGGCaggacacaccctgaactgggtgccatccaatcacagggcacacagtcCATGTACCGATTGAGGTATTTCCGTATTACGTATTTATTGATGTGAAGCACACTCCTAATTTTAAGACCTAAGTAATGAATACATTGTATTGCTTTCATTGAAACGTGTGCCTAATGTTATGTCCAGTTGATGCGTAATATAGTCGACCTTCTTCCCTCTTCCTCTTCGCCACGTGTCGGTGTCCTCATCATAAAACTGCTCGGAAAGAGTTTCGGCAGGTCTGCGTTTCTCTCAAGGGGAAGAATGATAGCGATTATGTATTCCTGATGCTGCATTCTGCTTAATGTGACTCGTCATAAGCGGCAGTCAGCATCATCTCACACCTGCTTCATGCGGACGGCGGGATAGATTTTTAATTAAACATCTTAATTAAccgcaatattttattttattattattttttgcatctcCGCATTACACTTTCTCCAGTCAGTATCGGCAGACATTTTGAGCAGCTTTGTTGTTGTGAGCCACCGCTTCAAGGACATCGACAGACTCGAAACATCATCACAGCAGAACGAGTCTGGCATCGTAAAAATGGCTTTAGATCTAAAAGCACAGAAGGCTCTTCTGCTATTCCTTTAAGGCTCATAggattagagaaaaaaaagagcaaactaTTGCAAAACTTCAGAGTAATTTCTGTCCctttccttctcttcctccccagcccccccccccccctccaccctcccctAATAATCATCACAGTGCCTCATTAAGAGAGGAGGCAGGAGCGGCTCCAGATGTTTGGTGGAAAACCCCCCCAAGGTCATGTGTCTGACACAAGAAATTCATGTCTTATCTGCACTGGAATGTATAACTCTCAAGTGTGCAAAAACGCCCGCCCGATGCGATACACAAGCGTGTGTCCCCGAAGGCTGCCCCACTTCCTACACCGGGGGAAAGTATAGTGAAAGACAGCGAGCGGGCTTTGCGATGGGAACATTCGAGCGAGCTGAAGGATGTCGGAATACATCGCGAGGATAAAACTGCTTTTCAGAAGAGCCAAATTGAACTCACGTGATCATCATCAACTATTCATCGAGTCTTTGCAATCGTCCTAAATTGATGACCCTATTTCAGTGACATCCAATCACAACAGGAGACGCCAACTGAATCATTTGCACTCCCGGTGTGAGATCAAAGTGAAAGTAAGATGGCTTAAAGTGATGGAAGCGTGAACCATTTGTCTGGGCTCaccacccccctcaccccagcCCCCCTTCCCAGCCCCCAGGTCTCATCAGTCCCGACAACTGGATCTCGATGACAGCGAGCTGGGACGATCCagggaataataataaatcacattGTTGTCTTATTTATGTCTCGGTGGGTACATCAGTGCAGTGATGAAGAGTAAacagtacgtgtgtgtgtgtgtgtgtgtttgtgtgtgtcttgttaAAAAGCTTGTTTCATTGAAGCagattcagatttttattttttggggtgatttttgtttatttgtccgACCGTATAGAACAAGTACATAGTTGATTTTCAGAGGCCGTATTACCGTGAtgtattaggaaaaaaaaatgagagcaagATAAATCCTTTCCAAACGTTTCCGTATCGATAACCTGTGCAACTCATTTTTCAACGGAATATTTGGGAacggaaatgaaaataaatgatgtGGATTCACCAACGTGGTCTTCTGAATGGCATTTGGTTGTGTTGTGTTGAAAATGAACGAATAACGTTCAAACTCATTTCAAGGAGACTCACGCCTGCCACAATTTCAAGTGACTCTGATTAACCCCAAGTAAATTTCAGATGTTCTCGTAGGCTTccactgacctttttttttttttttccgatcaaAAGCCTGAAGGGTTTGTATTTACACTGACGGCTATTACGACCTGTTCAGAATTCCTTTCACCTTATCTCAGGAGCACATTGCAGCTCAAGAAACATGGCCGCAAAGCATGTTGCTGCCACTTTCGGTCATTTCCGTTGTTTTAACCTCGTCGGCTTGGTTTTGTCAGCCAATTGTCTTTTTCTTACAGATTTGACACATTACCAGACACGGTCACAGTTCTAGAATCAGGCATTGCCAGGAAATGCATCATATCCTTATCTGTCTCTTGTAAAGTGAccgaaaacaaaaaacgagACCCAGAATCCAAATACAGTCCCAAATTTCCCTGACCTGCCATCAACACTTTCTCCACAAGATGCCCTCATACTCTTTCTTCTGTCCCTGCataacacacacaaagccaGACCACACAAGGCATCGCTCTACTTTTCCAGAATCTGTGGAATCATCAGAATGACAAGCGGCATCAATCCAGCCACAAAAACTCGAAATCCTTGCCTTGTTTGCCTTGCCTCTCATATTTTTCATTGCCGTGTTAACTTGCGAGGGGCTAAATATTAGAATCAGCTCTCAGTGTGACACTAAAACTTAACCACCATGATAAACACCTCAGCTCGAGCTATTTTTCTTATCTGCTGTATTTGTTAACAGAAAATAGACGTTAGTACTTTGTGGACAATGACAAAGCAGTTTTTGAcctgtttgtatgtttgtttcttgtttcttgaacatataaaatatacaatacggTCATAAATTGgtaaaaagtgaaggtaagtcaaatataagaaaagaaaatagtcatcatcacaattctatgtcaaaggagtagaaagaagtaaaaaaaaatctatttaggCCTACCCCACGTTATATAagatatgaattgatcatttttcaatacagaaaagaaaaggaaaaaatctGCATACCAACAAATTCTTTATCCTTATGTGTGCTGTACTTATCTATTTTGACAACTTTCGGTTTGTATATACTGCACATACTCATTCTAGCACATTTATATGTTGACTTTCTCAATTCATACATTTAATATGTTTATCAATGTCATTCTGatgtattactatattttataaatgtatCCAATTTATCATgataattctgatttgtgtcgttttactttttttgtactaGTGTACATtctattgacgaaaaaaagttgggacacaaaaaaatatgtgagttcTCGGTTGTATAAAGAATATGATGTTACTTGGGCCAGATACTGAAGTGTTTAgttgatataataataataataataataataatacattttatttgtgggcgcctttatagaaactcaaggacaccttacaacaagcagttaaaatcacgagtacaatgttaaaaacaacatcaaataagaaaaaatgaatacaacaaaaataaataaataaaataaaataatggctttatggtctgagtgaataggcttgtcgaaacagatgtgttttgaggctggatttgaaatgtgttagtgagtctgaattactatggtcagctgggagtgagttccaaagctggggagcaaaGGATATGTACAAAGGCAAGTGTGTCCAGAGAAGACCCTTCCCGAATGGGTGTGTCTCAATGTGCTCCAGCCCTCTCTCACTCCTTACTCATAATCcgagagacagaaagagagagagagagacagagcgagagaggaACTCACcaaacagccaatcagaggagGCCCGAAATCTTAACAGGACTTTTTCCACTGGACTGGATTGTCACAAGTTTTTGTTCGACTTTGTGGCCCCCGGGTGGTGCACAGCTGGAAACACTTTGTCAGTATTCAAGCAGGACGGCATGGCCATTGTATGTGTTAGGCAATATATGGAGGCTCGGAAGACTAAGGGGACACAACCAACCTGAAGCCCCCGCCCGAGTCCCTGTCAGCTGAATCCAGGgatagtctctctctctctctatctctctctgcctctctttctctttctctctctccctcgctaTGAGCTGCCTGGATGTGATGTACCACCAAAGCTATGGAGCACACTTCCTCCCAGCAGAAGCCTACAAGTCCACATACTGCAACCACCATTaccagcaacagcaacaacaggtgagactgagAGCGCTTTTCGATACAGGAGTGACGCCTTTTGGTTGTTTCGACAAGCACACGCTGGAAGAAACGCTTCATCGGTTGAGGAATGAATATGTGAACTCTGCTTGATAGATCAAAATGATGAAGCTCGAGAAAGGTCCACAGAGTAAAAGTAAGGGAACATGTTGAAGGGGgataggtgggggggggggggcagttttaATTTCAATGTCTGGATCTGAGGACTTtcagtttttcatatttttgttgtaatatcaccaaacCGCCCAAAATGCACGTTGAGATGTCAGTCACTTGAACAAggaagtgaaacaaaaacaatcacacacacacacacggttcgGTTGCCTTGGTGGAGATCTTGAGGACAACTCAGATGAGATtctcacatggaaaaaaaaaaaatcaatacaattTTATATTAACGTGTGTATAAACATTAAGACAGGCCTGCGACCAAAGTGGGTTGCTACAATTATTCGGGTTCATGTTGGACGACTGTTTTGTGTATATTTCCTGAAATAATCCCACCTTgccattttgcatttgtttattttcacaagaCATATTCTTATATTTCTACAAAGTAGAGCCTGAACCACTTTTCTGATTGTCGCTATCGGGTGCAGTCCTTACATCTTTAAAATCACCACGTATCAGTCCCCCAACATTTCCGGTGTTGTTTTACCTTATATTGCCATCCAACATTGCAAAATGAACACAATACAACCCCAAAGTCGTTTTCGGTCACTTGGCATTACAATGACAAATCACCAATTTATTGCCATTGATTAAAATGGTCGGACGCGCCGCCAGCGCCAGCTGTCCACCTCTAAGTCTGTGCTCATGCACGAGCCGCAGaatcgaaaaaaaaaggtccttcttccaaaaataaacaaaaaaaaaacattgactgaGCTTACATCATCAACCCAAACTCGGAGCAATGCAATAAATTCATAGGTGGAAATGAATTGGCAATTTGTGGTTGAccgattccattttttttttttggaacaaaatAGGCTTactcaaatgtatctattttttattttttattttttttattattctattttttatttattttttatctatttCTATCTATtctatctttttttaattgcttgaaaaaaaatcagattttcaaTCATGAGGCAACAAAATGCAGCACGGCTCTCACGGTGTAATTGGCGAGGCTCTTCAGACCGATGCgcattcaaaactttttttcaacacTTTCAATTGCTTCATAAGGCATCAAAAGAGAAGAGAGCAATGGAATTGATTTGtggtgggggggctgggggggggtcactgtaGGGTAGGCTTCTGCCCTACAGTGACGACATTCAACCCGGTTGCCGTAAGAGACTCGATCAGTTCTAAAACGGCTTCAAGATTGAATAtatatgaagaagaaaaaaaagtggttagcacgtgggcttcacagtgcagaggtaccgggttcgattccagctccggcctccctgtgtggagtttgcatgttctccacgggcttgcgtgggttttctccgggtgctccggtttcctcccacattccaaaaacatgcatggcaggctgattggacgctctaaattgtccctaggtgtgagtgtgggtgtggatggttgttcgtctctgtgtgccctgcgattggctggcaaccgattcagggtgtcccccgcctactgcccggagacagctgggataggctccagcactccccgcgaccctcgtgaggatcaagcggtttggaaaatggatggatggacattttaaTCGACCGCTCTGTTCATTCCATACTCACCGTTTCCTTTCTCCTTCCAGAGGAAGCTGAGTGCTCACAGTAAGATGCACAACTGCTCAGGCCAGCAGCAAAGTGGAGGGCGAGCAATACAATCCAGAGATCCGTGTCTTCGTCCGGCTCGCGGGAGCGAATCTGGAATTGTATCGTTACAGGACTTGGAGGTCAAAGACGGAACTCAACCGGCAGGAGCGGAGTACTTAAACTCCCGTTGTATATTGTTCACTTACTTCCAAGGGGACATCAGCGACGTGGTGGATGAACATTTCTCACGGGCCCTCAGTCAGTCCGCCGGCCTTGATCGGGAGACAAAGCCGAGCCGGATGACTCAGACAACTGTCTCAAACTCTGCCGGATCATGGAAAGGTAAACGGAGCCAACGAGATCAGAACGGTTGCTCTAAAAATTTGAATTGCTTGACtttgatttatgtttttttgcTTCAGATGGCGAGTCTCTCCCGGAAGGTCAGAACAGTCCAGTTTGGAGCAGTACCTATCCATCCCATTCGGCCACCTGCCTCCCTTCTGTCTCCGTGTCAGTCCACCCAGAATTCTCCCCAAGTCCCATTTCCCTCAACCACACCGATGGAGGCCTGTGGGCCGGTCACATGCTCTCCCAGGCCGGCCTCCAACCGCTGGCTGGCCTCACGGACAGCTGGACCTACAGCCTTAACTCCCAGAGCGCGAGCGGCTACCCCAACGTTCACGACGTCTACCATCCTCACCCCCACGCGCACATCCATACTCGGCATCACCACCACCGACCGATGTTCCATTCG
This window contains:
- the vgll3 gene encoding transcription cofactor vestigial-like protein 3, translating into MSCLDVMYHQSYGAHFLPAEAYKSTYCNHHYQQQQQQRKLSAHSKMHNCSGQQQSGGRAIQSRDPCLRPARGSESGIVSLQDLEVKDGTQPAGAEYLNSRCILFTYFQGDISDVVDEHFSRALSQSAGLDRETKPSRMTQTTVSNSAGSWKDGESLPEGQNSPVWSSTYPSHSATCLPSVSVSVHPEFSPSPISLNHTDGGLWAGHMLSQAGLQPLAGLTDSWTYSLNSQSASGYPNVHDVYHPHPHAHIHTRHHHHRPMFHSYPSHGAALESRFSPLLLPGVRNQSQSAASSPLSETAKTEMDPGSCSPVTASSVPWIPSPLHGSLELYDSAHEQSKAKSSVWF